The following proteins come from a genomic window of Streptococcus oralis:
- a CDS encoding ABC transporter permease — protein sequence MKKFSKTLRDNWIFLLMVLPGALWLILFFYIPVFGNVVAFKDYHMSGEGFIHSIMNSKWVGFDNFKFLFSSKDAFIITRNTVLYNLGFIFIGLIVSVGIAIILSELRSKRMVKIFQTSMLFPYFLSWVIISFFTDAFLNIDKGVINRFLETIGVKGINFYADLGIWPYLLLFLGIWKGFGYSSVMYYATIMGVDPTYYEAATVDGASKWQRIRNVTIPQLTPLITVLTILAVGNIFRADFGLFYQIPHNAGQLYNVTNVLDVYVYNGLTQTADIGMASAAGLYQSVVGLILVIFSNILARRVDPNSALF from the coding sequence ATGAAAAAGTTTTCAAAGACCTTAAGAGATAACTGGATCTTTCTCTTGATGGTTTTACCAGGGGCGCTTTGGTTGATTCTATTCTTCTACATCCCAGTATTTGGAAATGTGGTCGCCTTCAAAGACTACCATATGAGTGGTGAAGGATTTATCCACAGTATTATGAATAGTAAGTGGGTTGGTTTCGATAACTTTAAGTTCTTATTTAGTTCTAAAGATGCTTTTATTATCACTCGTAATACCGTTCTTTACAACCTTGGATTTATCTTTATCGGCTTGATTGTGTCGGTGGGTATTGCCATCATCCTCAGCGAGCTCCGCTCTAAGAGAATGGTTAAAATCTTCCAAACATCTATGTTGTTCCCTTACTTCTTGTCATGGGTTATCATCAGTTTCTTTACAGATGCTTTCCTAAACATCGACAAAGGGGTTATCAACCGTTTCTTGGAAACCATTGGTGTGAAGGGAATTAACTTCTATGCAGACTTGGGTATCTGGCCATATCTTCTCCTTTTCCTAGGTATCTGGAAAGGCTTTGGATATAGCAGTGTCATGTACTATGCGACTATCATGGGAGTTGACCCAACCTACTACGAAGCAGCAACAGTGGACGGGGCTAGCAAGTGGCAACGGATTCGCAATGTAACGATTCCACAGTTGACACCGCTGATAACTGTTTTGACTATCCTTGCAGTCGGAAACATCTTCCGTGCAGACTTCGGTCTTTTCTACCAAATCCCACACAATGCTGGTCAGCTCTATAATGTAACCAACGTACTAGACGTCTATGTCTATAATGGTTTGACTCAAACAGCGGATATTGGTATGGCATCAGCAGCTGGTCTTTATCAGTCAGTTGTCGGTTTGATTCTCGTTATCTTCTCAAATATACTTGCAAGACGAGTCGATCCAAATTCAGCACTATTCTAG
- a CDS encoding DUF4767 domain-containing protein, with protein sequence MKKLLLVLGASMLVLSACHRATEDGVTSPSIPREQQTKETTNYFHYLADSYQKALSHEKESKDTSVQSPMAATVAAVEELQLSNPTDQALIMKNYSDFQKLIQYNTEKWEEEFASWASSMGQSYHRLEHRNFDEKNDLIKKLEATTVSQKSVKWNVFGVSSDNAYDYLVLDAYYDNQDKHFYLFTLKDGQAQVLHSDKTLETIPSANFEETENTDLAQRFKEFLLKTSITTESKPDTDNSSLIDKIKTAMEFYLDSKGERFKSTNLATYGHYYGLAVPDQVMQFGQVDGVNYTVKWYGYSAGSGSGRFEILACYVNEAEKEVILFGYKDGNPALLHTEGRPEIDKNESGAIINAQVHFVEFHHPILEQVFN encoded by the coding sequence ATGAAAAAGTTACTACTGGTCCTAGGTGCTAGTATGCTAGTCTTATCTGCCTGCCACAGAGCGACAGAGGATGGCGTAACTAGTCCGTCAATACCAAGGGAGCAACAAACCAAGGAAACAACCAACTATTTTCACTATTTAGCAGATTCCTATCAAAAGGCTCTTTCGCACGAAAAAGAATCCAAGGATACAAGTGTTCAGTCACCTATGGCTGCTACAGTTGCAGCCGTGGAAGAACTCCAGTTATCTAATCCGACTGATCAAGCCTTGATTATGAAGAACTACTCAGATTTTCAGAAGCTAATCCAATACAACACCGAAAAGTGGGAAGAAGAGTTTGCAAGTTGGGCTTCTTCTATGGGGCAGTCCTATCATAGACTAGAGCATAGAAACTTTGATGAAAAGAATGATCTCATCAAAAAATTAGAAGCAACAACTGTCTCTCAGAAAAGTGTCAAATGGAATGTTTTTGGAGTATCGAGTGACAATGCCTATGATTACTTGGTTTTGGATGCCTACTATGACAATCAGGACAAACATTTCTACCTATTTACACTGAAGGATGGGCAAGCACAGGTTTTGCATAGCGATAAGACACTGGAAACTATCCCTTCTGCAAATTTTGAAGAGACTGAGAACACAGATTTAGCGCAACGTTTTAAGGAATTTCTATTAAAAACGAGTATAACTACAGAGAGCAAGCCAGATACAGATAATAGTTCTTTAATAGACAAGATAAAAACAGCCATGGAATTCTATTTGGATAGTAAAGGTGAAAGATTTAAGTCAACTAACTTAGCAACATATGGTCACTACTATGGACTAGCAGTGCCAGACCAGGTAATGCAATTTGGACAAGTAGATGGGGTGAATTATACTGTTAAATGGTATGGGTATAGTGCAGGTTCAGGTTCTGGGCGGTTTGAAATCCTAGCTTGCTATGTGAATGAAGCAGAGAAAGAGGTGATTCTCTTTGGCTACAAGGATGGTAATCCTGCTCTTTTACACACCGAAGGAAGACCAGAGATTGATAAAAATGAATCAGGGGCTATCATAAATGCCCAGGTTCATTTTGTCGAGTTTCATCACCCAATATTAGAACAAGTTTTCAATTAG